A stretch of Cicer arietinum cultivar CDC Frontier isolate Library 1 chromosome 5, Cicar.CDCFrontier_v2.0, whole genome shotgun sequence DNA encodes these proteins:
- the LOC101495348 gene encoding subtilisin-like protease SBT5.3, with the protein MGLPTHTLHFLLIILLVSLLHKPTFAVKKSYVVYLGGHSHDSELSSTVDFNRVTDSHYEFLGSFLGSSNIAKESIFYSYTRHINGFAANLEEEVAAEITKHPKVLSVFENRGRKLHTTHSWEFMGLEENGVIPSTSVWNKARFGEGVIIANLDTGVWPESKSFSDEGFGPIPSKWRGICDKGYHHHHAFHCNRKLIGARYFNKGYASAAGPLNSTFESPRDNEGHGSHTLSTAGGNMVSGISVFGQGYGTAKGGSPKARVASYKVCWPPIDGNECFEADILAGFDMAIHDGVDVLSVSLGGSSSSLFNDSVAIGSFHAAKKGIVVVCSAGNSGPSDATAENLAPWYITVGASTMDREFPSYVVLGNNISLKGESLSATRLADKFYPSILATDAKLGSATAEDAKLCMNRTLDPSKVKGKIVICLRGINARVDKGEQALLAGAVGMVLVNDKINGNEVIADPHVLPATHITFSDGLALFNYINSSKSPVVYITHPTTRLHTKPAPFMAAFSSKGPNTIVPEILKPDITAPGVSVIAAYTEAEGPTNQEFDYRRIPYNSVSGTSMSCPHISGIAGLLKTLHPSWSPAAIKSAIMTTATTLDNEAEPILNATESQATPFSYGAGHVQPNKAMDPGLVYDTTVNDYLNFLCALGYDETQISVFSKAPHPCHKNFSLINLNYPSITVPNLSGSVTVTRTLKNVGSPATYIARVQNPNGITVSVKPNILEFKNVGEEKRFEIRLKVRKGKGKEKYVFGKLIWSDGKHYVKSPIVVKAH; encoded by the exons ATGGGGCTACCAACTCATACCCTTCATTTTCTCCTCATAATTCTTCTTGTCTCTCTACTTCACAAACCTACTTTTGCAGTGAAAAAG TCATATGTGGTGTACTTAGGAGGCCATTCACATGATTCAGAATTGTCTTCAACAGTTGACTTCAATCGTGTAACAGATTCTCACTATGAGTTTCTGGGATCTTTCTTGGGAAG CTCTAATATAGCAAAAGAGTCAATATTTTATTCCTACACAAGACATATAAATGGTTTTGCTGCAAATTTGGAAGAAGAAGTAGCAGCTGAGATAACAA AGCATCCGAAAGTGTTGTCGGTGTTTGAGAATAGAGGAAGGAAACTACACACAACTCATTCATGGGAGTTTATGGGGTTAGAAGAAAATGGAGTGATACCATCCACTTCAGTTTGGAACAAAGCAAGATTTGGTGAAGGTGTCATTATAGCTAACCTCGATACAG GTGTTTGGCCTGAATCCAAGAGCTTTAGTGATGAAGGGTTTGGACCAATTCCATCAAAGTGGAGAGGAATATGTGACAAGggctatcatcatcatcatgctTTTCACTGCAACAG gaaaCTGATTGGAGCAAGGTATTTCAACAAAGGCTATGCATCTGCAGCTGGTCCACTCAACTCAACCTTTGAGTCACCACGTGACAATGAAGGCCATGGATCCCATACTCTATCAACAGCTGGTGGCAACATGGTATCTGGTATCAGTGTCTTTGGTCAAGGCTATGGAACAGCAAAGGGTGGTTCACCAAAAGCCAGAGTTGCATCATACAAGGTTTGTTGGCCTCCAATTGATGGTAATGAGTGCTTTGAAGCAGATATACTTGCAGGCTTTGATATGGCAATCCATGATGGTGTTGATGTCTTGTCTGTGTCACTTGGTGGTTCTTCTTCTTCCCTTTTCAATGACAGTGTTGCCATTGGATCTTTTCATGCTGCTAAGAAAGGTATTGTTGTGGTTTGTTCTGCTGGTAATAGTGGGCCTAGTGATGCTACTGCAGAAAACCTTGCTCCTTGGTATATCACAGTTGGTGCTAGCACTATGGATAGAGAGTTCCCTAGTTATGTTGTCCTTGGTAACAACATAAGCCTCAAg GGAGAAAGCTTATCAGCTACAAGATTAGCAGACAAATTCTACCCTAGTATTTTAGCAACAGATGCTAAATTGGGGAGTGCAACAGCTGAAGATGC CAAGCTTTGCATGAATCGAACTCTTGATCCCAGCAAGGTGAAGGGTAAGATAGTAATATGCCTGAGAGGAATAAATGCAAGAGTGGACAAGGGAGAGCAAGCACTTCTAGCTGGTGCTGTTGGGATGGTCCTTGTCAATGATAAGATCAATGGGAATGAAGTTATAGCTGATCCTCACGTTCTTCCTGCTACTCACATCACTTTCTCTGATGGTTTAGCTCTCTTTAATTACATCAACTCATCCAA GTCTCCAGTGGTTTATATTACACATCCAACAACACGATTGCATACTAAGCCAGCCCCTTTCATGGCAGCATTTTCATCCAAAGGGCCAAATACTATTGTACCTGAGATTCTAAAG CCTGATATCACTGCACCAGGAGTGTCAGTTATAGCAGCCTACACTGAAGCTGAAGGGCCAACAAACCAAGAGTTCGACTATCGCCGGATTCCATATAACTCAGTCTCAGGCACATCTATGTCATGCCCTCACATTTCAGGAATTGCAGGCTTGTTGAAAACCTTGCATCCTTCTTGGAGTCCTGCTGCTATTAAATCAGCTATCATGACTACAG CAACTACATTAGACAATGAGGCAGAGCCAATACTGAATGCTACTGAAAGCCAAGCTACACCATTTAGCTATGGAGCAGGACATGTTCAACCAAACAAAGCAATGGATCCTGGCCTTGTTTATGACACAACAGTGAATGATTACCTCAACTTCTTATGTGCTCTAGGATATGATGAAACACAAATCTCAGTGTTTTCGAAAGCTCCTCACCCATGCCATAAGAACTTTAGTCTAATCAACCTAAACTATCCTTCAATCACAGTCCCAAATCTCTCTGGGTCAGTGACAGTTACAAGGACATTAAAAAATGTTGGTTCTCCAGCAACATACATTGCTCGTGTTCAGAACCCAAATGGGATCACTGTTTCTGTGAAGCCAAATATCTTGGAGTTCAAAAATGTTGGTGAAGAAAAGAGGTTTGAAATAAGATTGAAGGTgaggaaaggaaaaggaaaagagaaGTATGTATTTGGAAAGCTGATTTGGTCAGATGGAAAGCATTATGTTAAGAGTCCAATAGTTGTGAAGGCTCACTAG